The genome window ACATCCAGCCGCGGGGTTATCATACCGGAAATAGCCGACTGTTCCTCACCTGACCAGGTTGCGGAACGATTTGCAGATTCGGACCCCCTCAAGCACCTCTCTTTTCAGCCGTTCCGGCTGCTGATGGCAGATTCACGGAACGGAGTAACCATGTGGCATTTTGACGGGCAGGCACTGCAGAGAAGCCATCAGGGGTACGGTGCAGGCATATGGGTTTCGGCAGGCAAAGAGGAGTCAAAGATACGCAACGGCCGCAGGCAATTATTTGAAGATTTCCTGGGGCGCAGCTACAAAAACAATCTGGGAAGAATTATGGATTTGCACACCACACAAAACGGGCTGAAGCAACCTGATGATATAAACGAGGGCAACCCTGACCTTTTTGGATTCAGTATGGAGCTGGAACATGTGCGCACCGTTTCATCTACCATTGTGGAATTTGTGCCGGATAATGTTGCAGGAAAACGGAAATCAGGCAGTTTGAAAATGCACTTTATGCCGGGCCGTCCTGATCCGCAAAAAAAATGGCAGACCCGTGTGCTTGATTAGCACACAAATCTGCCGGAAAATGGATGGCACCTGTAGCCAGATGTCCGTAAACAGCAGAGTTACTGCCGGATATAATTATTTCTTGGCGGCTTTCTTGCCAAAACGACGATTAAACTGTTCTACACGTCCGGCGGCACTCATCATTTTCTGACTGCCGATGTAGAACGGATGGTTTTTAGAGTCCACTTCCGCTTTGTAAACACCATCTTTGGTTTTCATGGTGCTCCGGGTAACCACCTCACTGCCATCGCTGAGAATGACCTTTACTTCCTTGTATTCAGGATGAATGCCTTTTTTCATGTGCTTATAATTTTTAATTCTGACAGAATGATATCATTTTTTTTCAGAAGGATAAAGATATGACTATTACTATCGTTTTTCAACTACCAAAACGTATGATTTACAGGTAATGCACGGGCTTTCAACCAGCTCTCCTGCCACTCCTCTTCCGGATCTGAATCGGAAGTTATGGCACCGCCTACAGAATAGTACAATCTCCTTTCTTTAATAATGGCCGTCCGGATGACAACGTTGAAGTCAAAATCATCATTTGGGGCAAAATAACCAACGGCACCGGAATAAAGCCCCCGGCGATAAGTTTCCAGTTCATCAATTATTTCCATTGTACGAATTTTCGGTGCCCCGGTCATTGATCCCATAGGAAAGCAGGCCCGGATAATATCCACTGATGCCATACCGGTGCTGACTTCGGCCGAAACAGTGGAAACCAGTTGATGAACCGTCGCAAAACTCTGTACTTCAAGCAGAGAATCGGTTTTTACAGTACCGGTTTTCGCCAGCTTGCCAAGATCATTTCTCACAAGGTCGACAATCATAACATTTTCTGCCTTGTTTTTCTCCTTGTTAAGAATGTCGCTGATAATTTCCCTGTCTTCTTCAGGGGTGCCTCCTCTCGGCGATGTCCCCTTGATTGGCTGGGAGACAACACGATTTCCCTTTCGCATCAGAAAACGTTCCGGCGAAGCACAGCAGACATCCACCCCATTGTATGTAATCCATGCAGCAAACGGCACCGGTCCGTGCCCTCTCATATTATCAAATAACTCAAGAGAACCGGATTCAAACGGACTCTCGAGCTGATGAGTAAAATTCACCTCATACGTATCCCCCCTGGCGATATAATCCTTGATCTGCCGGATCTTGGCGCGATAGTCCTGCCAGCCTTCTCCCGATTTCAGGGTGCCGGATGGCAGCTTTTTGTCGATGGATGCTATTTCCTGTGAATACAATCCATTAGTATTTTGGGAATTGAACTCTGCCACGCCCGCAGGTACGGTATTACACGGGCCTTTTAATACTCTGACGGAGAGTTGCCTGCGATCGACCTCCAGCAGCGACGAAGGGATAAAAAAACAGAGATCGGGCAATCTGATGCGATCCTCGTTAGCAGAGGAAAGCGTTTCGATCCTGTTTTTCAGGTCGTAGGAAAACCATCCGAACATCCAGTCCTTATGCTCCCTGCGATAGGCTTTCAGGGCTTCCCAGGGATCGGTTTCTTCCCGTTTGATCCAGGATTCAGGTCTGTCCGTCGCGGCACCCAGACCTGCATTCCGGGCATCGTACTCAAAAACACCTTCCGGGTCACCGTAATCTTGCCGGTACCACAACACCGACTCGGGATTACTGGCTATGTATCCGTGCGATGAGGCCGGATGCCCGTCAAGCTGGGAATCCAGAAATACAACCGGTCCCTCCTCTTTCTTCTTCCGAAGGTAGCTCCGAATCCATGCATCGAATTCTTGAACCGTCCGGAACACCAGATTCCTTTTTACAGTTGCAGATGAATCAGCCAACATATTGCAGATTATCGTTGATGTGTGAAGCAAATCGATTCTGAATCCGGTCAAAAAAGCTGTACTGAAGCGGAAACTCCTTGTTATCTATGCGTCCTGCCAACCCAATTCCACGGACAGAGTTGCATATCCACACAGCATCAGCTGTTTTCAGAAAGTCGGCGGAATACGCACCCTGATTAGTGTTGATATCCATTTCATCCAGCACTTCGATGATGGTATTCCGGGCAATTCCTGGAAACAAATCACAGGAAACCGACGGAGTAAATACAAAATCGTCTTTGATCCAGAAAATGTTTGCGATGGTTGTCTCGCTTACCCACCCCGTAGTGGTCATCATCAGTGCATCATCAGCATTGTGCGACTGGGCCTGTCGTGCAGCGAGAATGTAATTTATCCCGTTGGACCATTTTACATCTGCAGGAAGGGCAGCGTGTGGTATGCGCGGGACAGTACTTGTAATCAGATTGACTCCGGCGGGTTTTTCGCCGGTGGTAGTGGTGATTATCCGGGATCCGGAGACATGGATTTTTGCCGTTCTGTTACCCGGCCGGTACCCTGCTGTGATATCATCAGCCCATACCTGGACGCGGATACGCACATGCTGTCCGAGAGCATCGTTGGCTTTTAAAAAACCGGTGAGCATGCCCAGAAAAGAATCGGTATCAGCCAGATATCCGGATGGTTCGAGTCCCAGATGCTCCAACCCCTTCCGGAGCCTGGTCAGGTGATCTTCCGGACGGAAAAAACCACCG of Natronogracilivirga saccharolytica contains these proteins:
- a CDS encoding NRDE family protein, which translates into the protein MCTITFLPTGAGSYLLASNRDEQKSRPSSTEPLQHNVSGIQCVWPVDRQAGGTWIAANETGAAFALMNDYQSRQHASGSDTSSRGVIIPEIADCSSPDQVAERFADSDPLKHLSFQPFRLLMADSRNGVTMWHFDGQALQRSHQGYGAGIWVSAGKEESKIRNGRRQLFEDFLGRSYKNNLGRIMDLHTTQNGLKQPDDINEGNPDLFGFSMELEHVRTVSSTIVEFVPDNVAGKRKSGSLKMHFMPGRPDPQKKWQTRVLD
- a CDS encoding aminotransferase class IV; this encodes MSWNTASEKLPVVLFNDAFLPAEQASLSPEIRLARYGEGCFDTMRYYAGGFFRPEDHLTRLRKGLEHLGLEPSGYLADTDSFLGMLTGFLKANDALGQHVRIRVQVWADDITAGYRPGNRTAKIHVSGSRIITTTTGEKPAGVNLITSTVPRIPHAALPADVKWSNGINYILAARQAQSHNADDALMMTTTGWVSETTIANIFWIKDDFVFTPSVSCDLFPGIARNTIIEVLDEMDINTNQGAYSADFLKTADAVWICNSVRGIGLAGRIDNKEFPLQYSFFDRIQNRFASHINDNLQYVG
- the rpmE gene encoding 50S ribosomal protein L31, which gives rise to MKKGIHPEYKEVKVILSDGSEVVTRSTMKTKDGVYKAEVDSKNHPFYIGSQKMMSAAGRVEQFNRRFGKKAAKK
- the pabB gene encoding aminodeoxychorismate synthase component I, with the protein product MLADSSATVKRNLVFRTVQEFDAWIRSYLRKKKEEGPVVFLDSQLDGHPASSHGYIASNPESVLWYRQDYGDPEGVFEYDARNAGLGAATDRPESWIKREETDPWEALKAYRREHKDWMFGWFSYDLKNRIETLSSANEDRIRLPDLCFFIPSSLLEVDRRQLSVRVLKGPCNTVPAGVAEFNSQNTNGLYSQEIASIDKKLPSGTLKSGEGWQDYRAKIRQIKDYIARGDTYEVNFTHQLESPFESGSLELFDNMRGHGPVPFAAWITYNGVDVCCASPERFLMRKGNRVVSQPIKGTSPRGGTPEEDREIISDILNKEKNKAENVMIVDLVRNDLGKLAKTGTVKTDSLLEVQSFATVHQLVSTVSAEVSTGMASVDIIRACFPMGSMTGAPKIRTMEIIDELETYRRGLYSGAVGYFAPNDDFDFNVVIRTAIIKERRLYYSVGGAITSDSDPEEEWQESWLKARALPVNHTFW